In Drosophila bipectinata strain 14024-0381.07 chromosome 2R, DbipHiC1v2, whole genome shotgun sequence, one genomic interval encodes:
- the LOC108118764 gene encoding U-scoloptoxin(19)-Sm1a isoform X1, translating into MSLRKSLLLGCLLVATATTMLNLAAADIDTNIVDDPDVYMLQGVRVYPNDRQCVLVGGLCVASSDCVEPTTNKGLCPSSSAHGVECCYELPVRPAPCAQHFGECMDRCHHRLLRPGNDCENGQVCCVLI; encoded by the exons ATGTCGCTGAGGAAGAGCCTGCTGCTGGGCTGCCTGCTGGTGGCCACCGCAACAACTATGCTGAACTTGGCCGCCGCGGACATTGACACAAACATTGTGGATGACCCCGATGTGTACA TGCTGCAGGGTGTGCGCGTGTATCCCAACGATCGACAGTGTGTGCTGGTGGGCGGACTGTGTGTGGCGTCGAGCGATTGTGTGGAGCCGACCACCAACAAGGGTCTGTGTCCCTCAAGCTCCGCCCACGGCGTGGAGTGCTGCTACGAAC TGCCGGTTAGACCAGCGCCCTGCGCGCAGCACTTTGGAGAGTGCATGGACCGATGCCACCATAGGCTCCTACGACCTGGTAACGATTGCGAAAATGGCCAAGTCTGCTGTGTCCTGATTTAG
- the LOC108118732 gene encoding uncharacterized protein — MVNWCIKTIWPLALLVALTSAYKHVRLQDNMCSDKLFHTLAKPFRGDPTLRLEFDDDSGSIVTQAWNVTLPHGHGGNKIKYDCHFKVVTNERLPRGIYTIITRLKFRRDPVSNNCIDYIQFSSGNRSPSERICTDISIDGPAGRLIFDQRDREVNVHIFIDKARHILGDPLELRMVLTAHSECQFNGDFLCNPNDQYSCISRHFVRDNITNCLYPCRDEGTCFHDAVVPEEYDTANVAISALTSLIFTMLGVGFCVWICWKYWNCITVQQRAHEASAARFDQRRARSDVPTIELPSGPQYDDGVLSEQDSQHQHPATPKDLPPSYESLFPDR, encoded by the exons ATGGTCAATTGGTGTATCAAAACAATTTGGCCACTGGCGCTATTGGTGGCTCTCACTAGTGCCTATAAACATG TTCGCCTCCAGGATAACATGTGCTCGGACAAACTATTTCACACACTGGCCAAGCCTTTTCGGGGTGATCCGACTTTGCGACTGGAGTTCGATGATGACTCCGGGTCAATTGTGACACAGGCGTGGAATGTAACACTACCCCATGGACATGGTGGTAATAAGATCAAGTACGACTGCCACTTTAAAGTTGTGACTAATGAGCGCCTACCGCGTGGAATCTACACCATCATAACACGGCTCAAGTTTCGGCGGGATCCTGTGTCAAATAATTGCATCGACTATATTCAGTTCAGCAGCGGAAATCGGTCGCCAAGCGAGCGCATCTGCACGGACATTTCCATTGATGGACCCGCCGGACGGCTAATCTTTGACCAGCGGGACCGCGAAGTTAATGTTCACATATTCATCGACAAGGCTAGGCACATTCTCGGTGACCCCCTGGAACTGCGAATGGTTCTCACTGCCCACTCCGAGTGCCAGTTCAACGGCGACTTCTTGTGCAATCCCAATGACCAGTATTCTTGCATTTCGAGGCACTTCGTGCGGGACAACATCACCAATTGCCTATATCCATGTCGCGATGAGGGCACCTGCTTCCACGACGCTGTGGTACCGGAAGAGTACGACACTGCCAATGTGGCGATTTCGGCGCTGACATCGCTAATCTTCACCATGCTGGGCGTGGGGTTCTGCGTCTGGATCTGTTGGAAGTATTGGAACTGCATTACAGTACAGCAGCGGGCACACGAGGCCTCCGCCGCACGTTTCGATCAGCGACGGGCAAGG TCGGATGTACCCACCATAGAGTTGCCCTCAGGTCCGCAGTATGACGATGGTGTACTGTCCGAGCAAGATTCCCAACACCAGCATCCAGCGACACCGAAGGATCTGCCACCTAGCTACGAGTCCCTGTTTCCGGACAGATAA
- the LOC108118887 gene encoding transmembrane protein 177 — translation MKPKLKSGGGFFSFFKTETGRRLVFYAAGTTTVGLFVGNFLPHTFGLKYYQQFVQCYQNGVERPVPPAVLQRLEKAQDQLGLGPFERKFVKPFTVFGFDLFQAGTTKMRFGGAVGIPVNYGYSSPEEIKRADIRFRDRQINWSSPSGKLLEEAIVLNEDEQVFGLTKTVLQLQTHRVLLNSIFPSVSFLMVYTMGHYLNLRLNLFARHGSVRFVLYSILGLFGVGMWSFMKDFNQVSTDANIDKTLASMGPKFVAAGVSYYDKHLKKNIALRDLIGDDTYTALGNENYMLRQKSMPLTARKSFFLEKLEELKKTPETQ, via the exons ATGAAGCCGAAATTAAAATCCGGTGGAGgctttttctccttttttaaGACTGAAACAGGACGGCGACTGGTTTTTTATGCGGCGGGAACCACAACAGTAGGACTATTTGTCGGAAACTTCCTGCCCCACACATTCGGCCTGAAGTATTACCAGCAGTTTGTGCAATGCTACCA AAACGGTGTGGAGCGCCCTGTCCCTCCAGCTGTGCTGCAGCGGCTGGAGAAGGCTCAGGATCAGCTGGGGCTTGGTCCCTTTGAGCGAAAGTTCGTTAAGCCCTTCACAGTCTTCGGATTCGATCTCTTCCAGGCGGGCACGACCAAGATGCGTTTCGGCGGTGCTGTGGGAATACCGGTAAACTATGGTTACTCCAGTCCGGAAGAGATAAAGCGGGCAGATATACGATTTAGGGATCGGCAAATAAACTGGAGTTCCCCCAGCGGAAAGCTATTGGAAGAGGCGATTGTCTTGAACGAAGATGAGCAGGTTTTCGGGTTGACTAAAACTGTGCTGCAGTTGCAGACCCATCGCGTGTTGCTGAATTCCATCTTTCCTAGTGTTAGCTTTCTTATGGTATACACCATGGGTCACTACTTGAACCTGCGACTCAATTTATTCGCCCGCCATGGAAGT GTCCGCTTCGTTTTGTACAGCATCCTTGGACTTTTTGGAGTTGGTATGTGGTCTTTTATGAAGGACTTTAACCAGGTCTCCACGGATGCTAATATTGACAAGACACTGGCTTCCATGGGCCCCAAATTCGTAGCTGCTGGGGTCAGCTACTACGATAAGCATTTGAAAAAGAACATTGCTTTAAGGGACTTGATTGGGGATGATACCTACACTGCCTTGGGAAACGAAAACTACATGTTGCGACAAAAGTCGATGCCGTTGACTGCCCGGAAATCATTCTTTTTGGAGAAGTTGGAGGAACTTAAAAAAACACCTGAAACACAATAA
- the Ercc1 gene encoding DNA excision repair protein ERCC-1 gives MLPSSTKQAKIDHSTVTAAAPSTSSSTGAAAKPASNPHSVLVHSKQRGNPILKSIQNVPLEYRDDIVPDYVVGRTSCVLYLSLKYHNLNPDYICQRLKTLGKMYDLRVLLVQVDTPEPHNALKSLTRISLLADLTMMLAWNHEEAGKIIETYKQFEKRPPDLIMERVESNSHQKLVTALTNIKPVNKTDAVTLLQTFGNLGNIITASEERLSQVIGLGPRKAKKLHKTLQEPFLSK, from the exons ATGTTGCCCTCTTCCACAAAGCAGGCCAAAATAGATCATTCGACAGTGACAGCAGCTGCGCCAAGTACCAGCAGCTCGACTGGTGCAGCGGCTAAACCAGCTTCTAACCCGCACTCCGTCTTGGTCCACAGCAAACAACGGGGTAATCCTATTCTAAAGTCCATCCAAAATGTGCCCCTTGAGTACCGGGACGATATTGTCCCAGACTACGTGGTTGGCAGGACCTCTTGCGTCCTTTATTTGTCGCTGAAGTACCACAATCTCAACCCGGATTACATTTGCCAACGACTGAAGACGCTGGGCAAAATGTACGATTTGCGAGTGCTTTTAGTCCAAGTAGACACGCCGGAGCCACACAATGCACTCAAAAGTCTAACAAGGATTTCCCTGCTAGCCGACCTCACTATGATGCTGGCCTGGAATCATGAAGAAGCTGGAAAAATTATTGAGACCTATAAGCAGTTTGAGAAACGTCCACCAGACTTGATTATGGAAAGGGTAGAGTCTAATTCGCATCAAAAG CTTGTTACAGCTTTAACCAACATAAAACCGGTCAATAAAACAGACGCTGTTACCTTACTGCAGACCTTTGGCAATCTGGGCAACATCATCACCGCCAGCGAAGAAAGGCTATCCCAGGTGATAGGCTTGGGACCCCGTAAGGCCAAAAAGCTGCATAAGACACTCCAAGAACCATTTCTTAGCAAGTAG
- the Ciao1 gene encoding probable cytosolic iron-sulfur protein assembly protein Ciao1 codes for MGRLNLEHTLQGHKGRIWGVAWHPKGNVFASCGEDKAIRIWSLNGNTWTTKTILSDGHKRTIREIRWSPCGQYLASASFDGTTAIWSKSSGEFECNATLEGHENEVKSVSWSRSGGLLATCSRDKSVWIWEVAGDDEFECAAVLNPHTQDVKRVVWHPTKELLASASYDNTIKMFAESALDNDWDCVATLSSHTSTVWSIDFDASGERLVSCSDDTSLKIWQAYHPGNDAGVATPDKQTVWKCVCTISGQHSRAIYDVSWCKLTNLIATACGDDGIRIFKETSDSKRDEPTFEQLTAEEGAHDQDVNSVEWNPVVEGQLISCSDDGTIKLWKMTE; via the coding sequence ATGGGACGTCTAAATCTGGAGCACACGCTGCAGGGCCACAAAGGACGCATTTGGGGGGTGGCTTGGCACCCAAAAGGAAACGTGTTCGCCTCCTGCGGCGAGGACAAGGCCATCCGAATTTGGTCTCTGAACGGTAATACATGGACCACCAAAACCATTCTCTCCGATGGACACAAACGGACCATCCGTGAAATTCGTTGGTCACCATGCGGACAGTACTTGGCCTCGGCGAGCTTCGATGGAACTACGGCCATCTGGTCGAAATCTTCTGGAGAATTCGAATGCAATGCTACGTTGGAGGGGCACGAAAACGAGGTGAAGAGCGTGAGTTGGTCGCGGTCTGGAGGCTTGCTGGCTACCTGTTCGCGAGATAAGTCAGTGTGGATCTGGGAGGTCGCCGGCGATGATGAATTTGAGTGTGCAGCTGTTCTTAATCCGCACACACAGGACGTGAAGCGAGTGGTGTGGCATCCGACCAAAGAGCTTCTTGCATCTGCCTCCTACGACAACACTATCAAGATGTTTGCGGAGAGCGCACTGGACAACGACTGGGATTGCGTAGCCACATTATCCTCTCACACGAGCACCGTCTGGAGTATCGACTTTGATGCCAGTGGAGAGCGTTTGGTCTCTTGCAGTGATGACACCTCACTTAAGATCTGGCAAGCTTACCATCCTGGCAATGATGCGGGCGTAGCCACTCCCGACAAGCAGACAGTGTGGAAGTGCGTCTGCACAATCTCCGGACAACATTCACGGGCCATATACGACGTTTCCTGGTGCAAGTTAACGAACTTGATAGCGACTGCCTGCGGCGACGATGGCATTCGGATATTTAAGGAAACCAGCGATTCCAAACGGGATGAGCCAACTTTTGAGCAACTTACCGCTGAGGAGGGTGCCCACGATCAGGATGTAAACTCGGTAGAATGGAATCCTGTGGTGGAAGGACAACTAATATCATGCAGCGATGATGGCACCATTAAATTGTGGAAAATGACCGAGTAG
- the LOC108118764 gene encoding uncharacterized protein isoform X2 — protein sequence MSLRKSLLLGCLLVATATTMLNLAAADIDTNIVDDPDVYMLQGVRVYPNDRQCVLVGGLCVASSDCVEPTTNKGLCPSSSAHGVECCYEPRKNPSL from the exons ATGTCGCTGAGGAAGAGCCTGCTGCTGGGCTGCCTGCTGGTGGCCACCGCAACAACTATGCTGAACTTGGCCGCCGCGGACATTGACACAAACATTGTGGATGACCCCGATGTGTACA TGCTGCAGGGTGTGCGCGTGTATCCCAACGATCGACAGTGTGTGCTGGTGGGCGGACTGTGTGTGGCGTCGAGCGATTGTGTGGAGCCGACCACCAACAAGGGTCTGTGTCCCTCAAGCTCCGCCCACGGCGTGGAGTGCTGCTACGAAC CTCGAAAAAATCCCTCTTTGTAA
- the U3-55K gene encoding U3 small nucleolar RNA-interacting protein 2, giving the protein MSSSFFLKPGSKAGKKRKNPTVGAATTKGKPLKKGGKPGKSAKSGQPATGPVPKKQRRPKEEDEEIASDDDEYNSDAGGNTLAFSSDEGEEETPQDKRLRLAKQYLTEIEKQEAERAEDKELSQSVEQRLQTEYLDSVGKLRRNIAGSLKSCDTSRVLKHKIHHTPICSLALSPDGKFLFAGAKSQFLLKWCTETGKVLAKSDVLPHREEPETGKKRRSHIIAICLSSDMKYLALAEGGPHIQIWCPQTMKHLKTLKGHRDSVAGLVFRKGTHDLYSAAKDRSVKIWSLDEMAYVESLFGHQTGVTSIDALSRERAITAGGSDCSLRIWKITEESQLIYNGHKDSIECVKLINDEHFVSGGMDGAVSLWSALKKKPICTTQLAHGLGENKVANWLTAVAVVVNTDLVATGSCDGFVRLWQTNPNARKLEEIRSIPIAGFINGLVFNSDGTKLFVAAGQEHRLGRWWRHKEAKNHIVVVDVKLQNAASK; this is encoded by the exons ATGTCGTCTTCTTTTTTCCTTAAGCCTGGCTCAAAAGCCGGCAAAAAGCGCAAG AATCCCACAGTaggagcagcaacaacaaaaggaaAACCCCTCAAAAAAGGTGGGAAACCGGGCAAGTCTGCAAAATCAGGACAACCAGCCACAGGTCCCGTGCCAAAGAAGCAGCGGCGACCcaaggaggaggacgaggagaTTGCCAGTGATGACGATGAGTACAACAGCGACGCGGGCGGCAATACGCTGGCATTTTCCTCTGACGAAGGCGAAGAGGAGACACCCCAAGACAAACGCCTTCGCCTAGCCAAGCAATACCTTACGGAGATCGAGAAGCAGGAAGCTGAACGTGCAGAAGACAAGGAACTGAGTCAAAGTGTGGAACAGCGCTTACAAACAGAATACCTGGATAGCGTGGGCAAACTTCGTAGAAACATAGCCGGCAGTCTGAAGTCTTGCGATACCAGCCGAGTTCTTAAGCACAAAATCCATCACACGCCCATCTGTTCCTTGGCCCTTAGTCCGGACGGAAAGTTTCTATTCGCTGGAGCCAAGTCGCAGTTCTTGCTGAAATGGTGCACGGAAACTGGCAAAGTACTGGCGAAATCAGACGTTCTGCCGCACAGGGAAGAGCCTGAAACAGGCAAGAAACGCCGTTCCCATATCATCGCCATCTGCTTGTCCTCGGATATGAAGTATCTGGCTTTGGCCGAAGGTGGGCCCCACATCCAAATCTGGTGCCCGCAGACGATGAAACACTTAAAAACCCTAAAGGGTCACAGAGATAGTGTAGCGGGACTGGTTTTCCGCAAGGGAACCCACGATTTGTACTCGGCTGCCAAAGATCGATCAGTGAAGATTTGGTCCCTCGATGAAATGGCCTATGTAGAGAGTTT ATTCGGTCACCAGACGGGAGTAACCAGTATAGATGCATTAAGTCGAGAGCGAGCAATAACCGCTGGTGGTTCGGATTGCTCGTTGCGTATTTGGAAAATAACAGAGGAGTCGCAACTAATTTACAACGGCCACAAAGACAGCATTGAATGCGTGAAGCTCATCAACGATGAGCACTTTGTTTCAGGCGGGATGGACGG AGCCGTTAGTTTATGGAGCGCTTTGAAGAAAAAGCCAATTTGCACCACGCAGTTGGCGCATGGACTTGGGGAGAATAAGGTGGCCAACTGGCTCACAGCAGTGGCTGTGGTAGTCAACACGGATTTGGTGGCAACAG GGTCCTGCGACGGCTTTGTCCGACTCTGGCAAACGAATCCAAACGCCCGAAAACTGGAAGAAATTCGAAGCATACCTATTGCCGGGTTCATCAATGGGCTGGTCTTTAACAGCGACGGAACCAAGTTGTTTGTGGCCGCCGGTCAGGAGCACCGCTTGGGTCGATGGTGGCGACACAAGGAGGCCAAGAATCATATAGTTGTAGTCGATGTAAAGCTACAGAACGCGGCTAGCAAATAG
- the LOC108118747 gene encoding uncharacterized protein isoform X1, with amino-acid sequence MASNHGNSRKSTFLSRKPVQVLIACSCSVHGQSYLFSLENFLNESSRLQPHNLTSSNGTSEADLFPETITNNTRIIVYKNTVVESNDLSQTAMDVITIVWYVATFLALAAFFMLMACSDRRCRDMRRRPAGGQSTEGLRAPPTPSPSYSEFAPPSYDTVIKRQHAAKTSVFVIPFNSKGGELSAPPATPPPPPAPAVTCSVITVNELQKSAN; translated from the exons ATGGCTTCAAATCACGGAAATTCCCGAAAATCGACTTTCTTGAGTAGAAAGCCAGTTCAAG TGCTCATCGCCTGCTCGTGCAGCGTACACGGTCAGTCCTATCTCTTCAGCCTGGAGAACTTCCTCAACGAGTCGTCCCGCCTGCAGCCCCACAACCTCACGTCCTCAAACGGTACTTCGGAGGCGGACCTTTTTCCCGAAACCATCACGAACAACACACGGATAATTGTCTACAAGAACA CCGTTGTCGAATCCAACGATCTATCCCAGACAGCTATGGATGTGATCACCATTGTGTGGTATGTGGCCACCTTCCTGGCCCTGGCTGCCTTCTTCATGTTAATGGCCTGCTCGGACCGCCGATGCCGTGACATGCGTCGTCGTCCCGCTGGAGGACAGTCCACGGAGGGATTGAGGGCACCGCCCACCCCCTCGCCGTCGTACAGTGAATTCGCACCGCCCAGCTATGATACCGTGATCAAAAGGCAGCATGCGGCCAAGACGAGCGTGTTTGTTATACCATTCAACAGCAAGGGCGGTGAACTTAGTGCCCCGCCTGCCacaccgccgccgccaccggcACCGGCAGTTACCTGTAGTGTAATTACAGTTAATGAACTGCAAAAGTCGGCCAACTAA
- the HPS1 gene encoding BLOC-3 complex member HPS1, giving the protein MNGLIVFNSANDVVYQKLNHALAQKICDVAVAQGLLPSGVQETGCMVDSNILLQIFSPIVGSQRIMQCQFDNAYASLQCEQGFNLVFGEHLGFTFLKIGHTPVEQLGRQMGVAITLTRYCYGANLFSAQAGAMQQELLTQCLDCYETLLLQEDQAYLLESMPKLLINAELKRTVHLTLDATLEQLRQAGLPRAHALLIVSNKLVAANSTRQALPLAAADLLFLSLMSRTLQSPKSPAHRAVAVFLQGVSHDVNSGCVPSIVHISRLHGNQALLQVIEYSSMPLTSCIYDTFFVFQKIINVQHQGDSDALKPAYENLESFVGQTLTALKRYLKQRPEDLENCIKKFSAKWENLRKMYLEYFKNFERELLVRIESNLPSFGEELKHLFTLACCDSSSVHELDQLSETAANVEAKLLEFAEFLAVKATRNISIDAYLEDFPGLVHFMYVNRSKGQMLAPDLRPNQLVPKSKLWSMVDIARSYLKKGQTTVIWKDKAFHYSYFLWFEDQSGTILNSTLDLQQHFLSTGAASGQKTPTEPGALTMDYYHDLAELCFPKLTPGKVRVYELYCIHLGLVTATCAVEHARRLVATISDVVGEETF; this is encoded by the coding sequence ATGAACGGATTGATTGTATTTAACAGCGCCAACGACGTAGTCTACCAAAAGCTAAATCACGCTCTAGCTCAAAAGATCTGCGATGTAGCCGTCGCCCAAGGGCTGCTTCCTTCCGGGGTGCAGGAAACGGGTTGCATGGTGGACAGCAACATATTGCTGCAGATTTTTAGTCCCATTGTGGGCTCGCAACGGATAATGCAGTGCCAATTTGACAACGCCTATGCCAGCCTCCAGTGCGAGCAAGGCTTCAACCTGGTTTTTGGGGAACACCTTGGGTTCACTTTTCTGAAGATTGGACACACACCCGTGGAGCAGCTTGGTCGGCAGATGGGTGTTGCCATCACTCTTACGCGTTACTGCTATGGAGCCAATCTATTTTCCGCCCAGGCAGGTGCGATGCAGCAGGAGCTTTTGACGCAGTGCCTAGACTGCTACGAAACCCTGCTGTTGCAGGAGGACCAGGCCTACCTTCTGGAGTCCATGCCTAAACTGCTGATCAACGCAGAGCTGAAGAGAACGGTACACCTAACGCTGGATGCCACACTGGAGCAGCTACGACAGGCGGGTCTCCCAAGAGCCCATGCTCTCCTTATAGTCTCCAACAAACTGGTTGCCGCCAATAGCACCCGACAGGCTCTTCCGCTAGCTGCCGCTGATTTGCTATTCCTTAGTCTGATGTCGCGAACTCTGCAATCCCCTAAATCTCCAGCACACCGAGCAGTGGCCGTGTTTCTCCAAGGCGTCTCCCACGATGTGAACTCCGGATGTGTGCCGAGCATTGTGCACATATCTCGATTGCATGGTAATCAGGCCCTACTGCAGGTCATTGAGTATTCCAGCATGCCACTAACCAGCTGTATCTACGACACATTTTTCGTGTTCCAAAAGATTATCAACGTGCAACACCAGGGCGATTCTGATGCTTTAAAACCCGCCTATGAGAATCTGGAATCCTTTGTTGGCCAAACTCTGACGGCTCTGAAAAGATATCTTAAGCAGAGGCCGGAAGATTTGGAAAACTGCATAAAAAAGTTTTCCGCAAAGTGGGAGAATTTACGAAAGATGTATCTAGAATACTTCAAGAACTTTGAACGCGAGCTGCTTGTACGAATCGAGTCCAATCTCCCGTCTTTTGGGGAAGAATTAAAACACCTTTTTACTCTGGCATGTTGTGACAGTTCAAGTGTCCACGAACTAGATCAACTCTCTGAGACGGCAGCAAATGTGGAAGCAAAACTTTTAGAATTTGCCGAGTTTTTAGCCGTCAAAGCCACACGTAACATATCTATTGATGCTTATCTGGAGGACTTTCCGGGATTAGTACACTTCATGTATGTGAATCGCAGCAAGGGGCAGATGCTGGCTCCCGATTTGCGGCCCAACCAACTAGTGCCGAAGTCAAAACTCTGGAGCATGGTGGACATTGCTCGAAGTTACCTAAAGAAGGGTCAGACCACTGTTATTTGGAAAGACAAGGCCTTTCACTACTCCTACTTTCTTTGGTTTGAAGATCAGTCGGGaactattttaaattcaaCACTAGATCTACAACAGCATTTTCTTTCTACGGGTGCGGCCAGCGGGCAGAAAACTCCAACAGAGCCGGGTGCCCTCACCATGGATTACTACCACGATTTGGCCGAACTGTGCTTTCCCAAGCTGACGCCAGGAAAAGTGCGAGTCTACGAACTTTACTGCATACATTTGGGACTAGTCACCGCAACCTGTGCCGTGGAGCATGCCAGACGCCTTGTGGCCACTATCAGTGATGTGGTTGGGGAggaaacattttaa
- the LOC108118747 gene encoding uncharacterized protein isoform X2: MEYKRPAPIQTMLLIMIVLIACSCSVHGQSYLFSLENFLNESSRLQPHNLTSSNGTSEADLFPETITNNTRIIVYKNTVVESNDLSQTAMDVITIVWYVATFLALAAFFMLMACSDRRCRDMRRRPAGGQSTEGLRAPPTPSPSYSEFAPPSYDTVIKRQHAAKTSVFVIPFNSKGGELSAPPATPPPPPAPAVTCSVITVNELQKSAN, translated from the exons ATGGAATACAAGCGACCAGCTCCGATCCAGACAATGCTGTTAATTATGATAG TGCTCATCGCCTGCTCGTGCAGCGTACACGGTCAGTCCTATCTCTTCAGCCTGGAGAACTTCCTCAACGAGTCGTCCCGCCTGCAGCCCCACAACCTCACGTCCTCAAACGGTACTTCGGAGGCGGACCTTTTTCCCGAAACCATCACGAACAACACACGGATAATTGTCTACAAGAACA CCGTTGTCGAATCCAACGATCTATCCCAGACAGCTATGGATGTGATCACCATTGTGTGGTATGTGGCCACCTTCCTGGCCCTGGCTGCCTTCTTCATGTTAATGGCCTGCTCGGACCGCCGATGCCGTGACATGCGTCGTCGTCCCGCTGGAGGACAGTCCACGGAGGGATTGAGGGCACCGCCCACCCCCTCGCCGTCGTACAGTGAATTCGCACCGCCCAGCTATGATACCGTGATCAAAAGGCAGCATGCGGCCAAGACGAGCGTGTTTGTTATACCATTCAACAGCAAGGGCGGTGAACTTAGTGCCCCGCCTGCCacaccgccgccgccaccggcACCGGCAGTTACCTGTAGTGTAATTACAGTTAATGAACTGCAAAAGTCGGCCAACTAA